In Plantibacter sp. PA-3-X8, one DNA window encodes the following:
- a CDS encoding lipase maturation factor family protein produces the protein MTWTWFDATDALLAREVLQRGVAAVFLVAFVSTVNQFPALLGERGLLPVPAFLRRVRFRQSPSLFHWRYSDRLLLIVAWGGTLVAATLVVGLPQLGPPWVPMVAFLLLWAGYLSIVNVGQTFTAFGWETLLLEAGFIVAFLGSREVPPPAPVLLFLCWLVFRLEFGAGMIKIRGGREWRDLTAMEFHHETQPMPGPFSWHAHRLPRWAHRVEVVGNHVVQLGVPWFLFAPQPVASIAAGLIILSQLWLIVTGNFAWLNWITVVLAFAAVSDTSLRAALPWLPSSGGAATDGSGSSPPWWTLLVLAVTAGLVLLSIRPLINLFSRRQLMNASFNRYHLVNAYGAFGTVTKVRRELIVEGTDAADLGDETGWREYGFRGKPGDPLRRPPQFAPYHLRLDWLLWFLALGVRDTAWFERYLERLLQGDRAALALLRENPFPDGPPRWIRVTVWRYRFTTGRERRETGAWWVRTRLGVLVEPMSLGE, from the coding sequence ATGACCTGGACCTGGTTCGACGCCACCGACGCCCTGCTCGCCCGGGAGGTCCTGCAACGCGGTGTCGCAGCCGTCTTCCTCGTCGCGTTCGTGTCGACGGTGAACCAGTTCCCGGCGCTGCTCGGTGAACGCGGGCTGCTCCCCGTCCCGGCGTTCCTCCGTCGAGTCCGTTTCCGGCAGTCGCCGAGCCTCTTCCACTGGCGCTACTCCGATCGGCTGCTGCTGATCGTCGCCTGGGGAGGCACCCTGGTCGCAGCCACCCTCGTCGTCGGCCTGCCGCAGCTCGGGCCGCCCTGGGTGCCGATGGTCGCCTTCCTCCTGCTGTGGGCGGGGTACCTCTCGATCGTCAACGTCGGCCAGACGTTCACCGCCTTCGGCTGGGAGACGCTGCTGCTGGAGGCGGGGTTCATCGTCGCCTTCCTCGGGTCCCGCGAGGTGCCGCCGCCCGCCCCGGTGCTGCTGTTCCTCTGCTGGCTCGTCTTCCGTCTCGAGTTCGGTGCCGGGATGATCAAGATCCGCGGCGGGCGCGAGTGGCGCGACCTGACCGCGATGGAGTTCCACCACGAGACGCAGCCCATGCCCGGCCCGTTCAGCTGGCACGCGCACCGGCTGCCCCGGTGGGCGCACCGCGTGGAGGTCGTCGGCAACCACGTGGTGCAGCTCGGGGTGCCGTGGTTCCTGTTCGCGCCACAACCGGTCGCCTCGATCGCTGCCGGTCTCATCATCCTGAGTCAGCTCTGGCTCATCGTGACGGGCAACTTCGCGTGGCTCAACTGGATCACGGTGGTCCTCGCATTCGCGGCGGTCTCCGACACCAGCCTCCGAGCCGCGCTGCCGTGGCTGCCGTCGTCGGGCGGTGCTGCGACGGACGGCTCAGGCTCGTCGCCGCCCTGGTGGACGCTGCTCGTCCTCGCCGTGACCGCGGGCCTCGTCCTCCTGAGCATCCGCCCGCTGATCAACCTGTTCTCCCGTCGCCAGCTGATGAACGCCAGCTTCAACCGCTATCACCTGGTCAACGCCTACGGCGCGTTCGGCACGGTGACGAAGGTGCGCCGCGAGCTGATCGTCGAGGGGACCGACGCCGCCGACCTGGGCGACGAGACCGGCTGGCGCGAGTACGGGTTCCGTGGGAAACCCGGTGACCCGTTGCGTCGGCCGCCGCAGTTCGCACCGTACCATCTGCGACTCGACTGGCTGCTCTGGTTCCTGGCCCTCGGTGTCCGCGACACGGCGTGGTTCGAGCGGTACCTCGAACGACTCCTGCAGGGTGACCGGGCGGCCCTCGCGCTGCTGCGCGAGAACCCGTTCCCCGACGGCCCACCGCGGTGGATCCGCGTGACCGTCTGGCGCTACCGGTTCACAACGGGCCGCGAACGCCGCGAGACGGGCGCGTGGTGGGTGCGGACGCGACTCGGCGTGCTGGTCGAACCGATGAGCCTCGGGGAGTGA
- the thrC gene encoding threonine synthase: MHYQSTRGHDLPQHFSDILLGGLAPDGGLYLPAEYPQLTAEELESWRGLSYADLAFAVLSKFADDIPAADLQDITRRTYTAEVYSNGRAGDDASLITPLRTLGEEGGTELQLLGLSNGPTLAFKDMAMQLLGNLFEYTLAKSGDELNILGATSGDTGSAAEHAMRGKTGIRVIMLSPHGRMSSFQRAQMFSLQDDNIVNLAVEGNFDDCQDIVKAVSKDAPFKALHAVGTVNSINWARVVAQVVYYVHGWLLATDGPGQKVSFSVPSGNFGNVCAGHIARSMGLPIDQLVVATNENDVLDEFFRTGVYRPRSAAETHHTSSPSMDISKASNFERFLYDLVGQDATRLGELFRSLDEEGGFDLSGTPEFERISEFGFVSGRSTHADRVATIRDVHERYGVTIDPHTADGVTVARRHLREGVPMLVLETALPAKFAEIVREALGEEPERPEAFEGIEGLEQRFEIVPADVDRIKAIIVEHTGR; the protein is encoded by the coding sequence ATGCACTATCAGTCGACGCGGGGCCACGATCTGCCCCAGCACTTCTCGGACATCCTCCTCGGCGGGCTCGCCCCGGACGGCGGCCTGTACCTCCCGGCCGAGTACCCGCAGCTGACCGCTGAGGAGCTCGAGTCGTGGCGCGGGCTGTCCTATGCCGACCTCGCGTTCGCCGTGCTGTCGAAGTTCGCCGACGACATCCCCGCCGCCGACCTCCAGGACATCACCCGTCGCACCTACACCGCCGAGGTGTACTCGAACGGCCGCGCCGGCGACGACGCCTCGCTCATCACCCCGCTGCGCACCCTCGGCGAGGAGGGCGGCACCGAGCTGCAGCTCCTCGGCCTCTCGAACGGCCCGACGCTCGCCTTCAAGGACATGGCGATGCAGTTGCTCGGCAACCTCTTCGAGTACACGCTCGCGAAGAGTGGCGACGAGCTCAACATCCTCGGCGCGACGTCCGGCGACACCGGGAGCGCGGCCGAGCACGCCATGCGCGGCAAGACCGGCATCCGGGTCATCATGCTGAGCCCGCACGGCCGCATGAGTAGCTTCCAGCGCGCGCAGATGTTCAGCCTCCAGGACGACAACATCGTGAACCTCGCCGTCGAGGGGAACTTCGACGACTGCCAGGACATCGTGAAGGCCGTCTCGAAGGACGCTCCGTTCAAGGCACTCCACGCCGTCGGTACGGTCAACTCGATCAACTGGGCCCGCGTCGTCGCGCAGGTCGTGTACTACGTGCACGGTTGGCTGCTCGCGACCGACGGTCCGGGCCAGAAGGTGTCGTTCTCGGTGCCGTCCGGCAACTTCGGCAACGTCTGCGCCGGGCACATCGCCCGCTCCATGGGGCTCCCGATCGACCAGCTCGTCGTCGCGACGAACGAGAACGACGTCCTCGACGAGTTCTTCCGCACGGGCGTGTACCGCCCGCGCTCGGCGGCCGAGACGCACCACACCTCCAGCCCGAGCATGGACATCTCGAAGGCGTCGAACTTCGAGCGCTTCCTCTACGACCTCGTCGGTCAGGACGCGACCCGCCTCGGTGAGCTGTTCCGGTCCCTCGACGAGGAGGGCGGGTTCGACCTCTCCGGGACGCCCGAGTTCGAGCGGATCAGCGAGTTCGGCTTCGTCTCCGGTCGCAGCACGCACGCCGACCGCGTCGCCACCATCCGCGACGTGCACGAGCGCTACGGCGTCACGATCGACCCGCACACCGCCGACGGCGTCACGGTCGCCCGCCGCCACCTGCGCGAGGGCGTCCCGATGCTCGTCCTCGAGACCGCGCTGCCGGCGAAGTTCGCCGAGATCGTCCGCGAGGCGCTCGGCGAGGAACCGGAGCGACCGGAGGCGTTCGAGGGCATCGAGGGGCTCGAACAGCGCTTCGAGATCGTGCCGGCCGACGTCGACCGCATCAAGGCGATCATCGTGGAGCACACCGGCCGCTGA
- the acs gene encoding acetate--CoA ligase, which translates to MPPTDGSTSAAPAATIANLLAETRSYAPPADLAQTANVGPEEWARAAADPVAFWEEQARRLDWVTPWETAHTWDPARPVAGSDPSDPEPELTVPAATWFAGGTLNVAVNCVDRHVDAGRGDKVALHFEGEPGDRRSITYAELQREVAKAANALTALGIGQGDRVVIYLPVIPETVIATLAVARIGAIHSLVFGGFSAEALRFRVEDTEAKLLITTDGQYRRGAAVPVKQNADAAVDGVPSVEHVLVVARTGDETPNVPWTPGRDVWWHDTVGVAADTHEAEAFDAENPLFIIYTSGTTGKPKGLVHTSGGYLTQASWTHWAIFDAKDDDVHWCTADLAWVTAHTYEIYGPLSNGLTQVIYEGTPNTPHQARHFEIIERYGVTTYYTAPTLIRTLMTWFPEGPPAEYDLSTLRLLGTVGEAINPEAWMWFRERIGRGETPVVDTWWQSETGSAVIAPLPGATTIKPGSGSRALPGLEALVVDEDGETVPYGSGGYLVVSRFGPSLARTVWGNPERYRDSYWAKYWKQGYFFSGDGAKWDEDGDIWVLGRVDDVINVSGHRLSTIEIESALVSHPHVGEAGVVGVHDPITGSAIAAFVIPSSRSHGPEADGEAYWLERSAALREALRSHVANEIGPIAKPRDVFVVPDLPKTRSGKIMRRLLGDIVDQRPLGDTTSLQDEAAPHRIAEIVTAARTLQARE; encoded by the coding sequence ATGCCTCCCACTGATGGATCGACGTCCGCAGCGCCCGCCGCCACCATCGCGAACCTCCTCGCCGAGACGCGCAGCTACGCCCCGCCGGCCGACCTCGCCCAGACGGCGAACGTCGGCCCGGAGGAGTGGGCTCGCGCGGCCGCCGACCCGGTGGCGTTCTGGGAGGAGCAGGCCCGACGCCTCGACTGGGTCACCCCGTGGGAGACGGCGCACACCTGGGACCCGGCTCGGCCGGTCGCAGGGTCCGACCCGTCGGACCCCGAGCCCGAACTCACCGTCCCCGCGGCCACCTGGTTCGCCGGGGGAACGCTCAACGTGGCGGTCAACTGCGTCGACCGGCACGTCGACGCCGGACGAGGCGACAAAGTGGCCCTCCACTTCGAGGGAGAGCCGGGCGACCGCCGCTCCATCACCTACGCCGAGTTGCAGCGCGAGGTCGCGAAGGCGGCCAACGCCCTGACGGCACTCGGCATCGGCCAGGGCGACCGCGTCGTCATCTACCTGCCGGTCATCCCCGAGACGGTCATCGCCACCCTCGCCGTCGCCCGCATCGGCGCCATCCACTCCCTCGTGTTCGGTGGGTTCTCGGCCGAGGCGCTGCGCTTCCGGGTGGAGGACACCGAGGCGAAGCTGCTCATCACCACCGACGGCCAGTACCGCCGGGGTGCGGCCGTGCCGGTCAAGCAGAACGCCGACGCCGCCGTCGACGGTGTGCCGTCCGTCGAGCACGTGCTCGTCGTCGCACGCACGGGCGACGAGACGCCGAACGTGCCCTGGACCCCCGGCCGCGACGTCTGGTGGCACGACACCGTGGGTGTCGCCGCCGACACCCACGAGGCCGAGGCGTTCGACGCGGAGAACCCGCTCTTCATCATCTACACGAGCGGCACCACCGGGAAGCCCAAGGGACTCGTCCACACGTCAGGTGGCTACCTCACGCAGGCGTCCTGGACCCACTGGGCGATCTTCGACGCCAAGGACGACGACGTCCACTGGTGCACCGCCGACCTCGCCTGGGTCACCGCGCACACCTATGAGATCTACGGTCCGCTCTCGAACGGGCTCACCCAGGTGATCTACGAGGGCACGCCGAACACCCCGCACCAGGCACGGCACTTCGAGATCATCGAGCGTTACGGCGTGACGACGTACTACACGGCGCCGACGCTCATCCGGACCCTCATGACGTGGTTCCCCGAGGGGCCGCCCGCCGAGTACGACCTCTCGACCCTCCGGCTCCTCGGTACCGTCGGCGAGGCGATCAACCCCGAGGCCTGGATGTGGTTCCGCGAGCGCATCGGGCGCGGCGAGACCCCGGTCGTCGATACCTGGTGGCAGTCGGAGACGGGGTCGGCCGTCATCGCGCCGCTCCCCGGTGCGACCACGATCAAGCCGGGTTCCGGCAGTCGCGCACTCCCCGGCCTGGAGGCGCTGGTCGTCGACGAGGACGGCGAGACGGTGCCGTACGGATCCGGCGGGTATCTGGTCGTCAGCCGCTTCGGGCCGTCGCTCGCGCGCACGGTCTGGGGCAACCCGGAGCGCTACCGCGACTCGTACTGGGCGAAGTACTGGAAGCAGGGCTACTTCTTCTCCGGCGACGGCGCCAAGTGGGACGAGGACGGCGACATCTGGGTCCTCGGGCGCGTCGACGACGTCATCAACGTCTCGGGCCACCGCCTGTCGACCATCGAGATCGAGTCGGCCCTCGTGTCGCATCCCCACGTGGGCGAAGCCGGCGTGGTCGGCGTGCACGACCCGATCACGGGGAGCGCGATCGCCGCGTTCGTCATCCCGTCCTCGCGATCCCACGGTCCGGAGGCCGACGGCGAGGCGTACTGGTTGGAGCGCTCCGCGGCACTCCGCGAGGCACTGCGCTCCCACGTGGCGAACGAGATCGGCCCGATCGCGAAGCCCCGCGACGTCTTCGTGGTCCCGGACCTCCCGAAGACCCGCTCGGGGAAGATCATGCGGCGTCTGCTCGGCGACATCGTCGACCAGCGGCCCCTCGGCGACACGACGTCGCTGCAGGACGAAGCGGCCCCGCACCGGATCGCCGAGATCGTCACTGCTGCACGGACCCTTCAAGCCCGGGAATAG
- a CDS encoding low specificity L-threonine aldolase encodes MREDGSVTDSLHDTSIRGFASDNYSGVHPEILDALAAANGGHQIAYGEDDYTRRLHEVFADHFGRDVAVFPVFNGTGANVVGLQSMLPRWGAVISASTAHINSDEGGAPERVGGIKLLTVDAPDGKLTPDLIDREAWGWGDEHRAQPLVVSITQTTELGTLYTPEEIRAIADHAHGHGMKLHLDGARIANAAAALGVPLRAFTADAGVDVLSFGGTKNGLMFGEAIVVLEPSASEGLVYLRKLNMQLASKMRFGAAQLIALLEPAADGGDGLWLRSATHANAMAARLRTSLEALIAVGEAPGLGFSQPTQANAVFATLPAGVPDRLRERFRFYDWDAAKGEVRWMCSFDTTEDDIDAFVAAIREELARA; translated from the coding sequence ATGCGCGAGGATGGATCAGTGACCGACTCTCTGCATGACACCAGCATCCGTGGCTTCGCCTCCGACAACTACTCCGGCGTCCACCCCGAGATCCTCGACGCCCTCGCGGCGGCCAACGGCGGCCACCAGATCGCCTACGGCGAGGACGACTACACCCGTCGGCTGCACGAGGTCTTCGCCGATCACTTCGGCCGCGACGTCGCCGTGTTCCCCGTCTTCAACGGCACCGGCGCGAACGTCGTCGGTCTGCAGTCCATGCTCCCGCGCTGGGGTGCCGTCATCTCGGCGTCGACCGCGCACATCAACTCCGACGAGGGCGGTGCGCCGGAGCGGGTCGGTGGCATCAAGCTCCTGACGGTCGACGCCCCCGACGGCAAGCTCACGCCCGACCTCATCGACCGCGAAGCGTGGGGCTGGGGCGACGAGCACCGTGCACAGCCGCTCGTCGTCTCGATCACGCAGACCACCGAGCTCGGCACCCTGTACACGCCCGAGGAGATCCGCGCGATCGCCGACCACGCGCACGGTCACGGCATGAAGCTGCACCTCGACGGCGCCCGCATCGCCAACGCCGCAGCAGCCCTCGGCGTCCCACTGCGCGCGTTCACCGCCGATGCCGGCGTCGACGTGCTGTCCTTCGGTGGGACGAAGAACGGACTCATGTTCGGCGAGGCCATCGTCGTGCTCGAACCGTCGGCATCGGAGGGCCTCGTCTACCTGCGGAAGCTCAACATGCAGCTGGCGTCCAAGATGCGCTTCGGTGCGGCGCAGCTCATCGCCCTGCTCGAGCCGGCGGCCGACGGTGGCGACGGGCTCTGGCTCCGCTCCGCGACCCACGCGAACGCGATGGCCGCGCGCCTCCGCACCTCCCTCGAGGCCCTCATCGCCGTCGGCGAGGCACCGGGACTCGGCTTCAGCCAGCCGACCCAGGCCAACGCGGTGTTCGCGACCCTGCCAGCGGGCGTCCCCGACCGCTTGCGCGAACGCTTCCGCTTCTACGACTGGGACGCCGCGAAGGGCGAGGTGCGCTGGATGTGCTCGTTCGACACCACGGAGGACGACATCGACGCGTTCGTCGCCGCGATCCGCGAGGAACTCGCCCGCGCGTAG
- a CDS encoding DUF1345 domain-containing protein has translation MSSSTSGTIMVRHGAKLRLTVSALVGVAVGVIVGLNWFWAGAILAGWGTTCVVFVGSLWIRIWRMGPERTREHATSEEPGRTTSEVLIVLASVGSLVALSVVILQARASSGVEQGVLAGFAVVSVALSWALIHTIYTLRYARMYFAAPEGGIDFNQEEAPQYSDFAYLSFDLGMTYQVSDTTLRSSELRRTVLKHTLLSYLFGSVILATVINLVAGL, from the coding sequence GTGAGCTCATCGACGTCCGGAACGATCATGGTGCGGCACGGCGCGAAGCTCCGGTTGACCGTCTCCGCCCTCGTCGGTGTCGCCGTGGGCGTGATCGTCGGCCTGAACTGGTTCTGGGCGGGGGCGATCCTCGCCGGTTGGGGGACCACGTGTGTGGTCTTCGTCGGTTCCCTCTGGATCCGCATCTGGCGGATGGGCCCGGAGCGGACGCGCGAACACGCGACCTCGGAGGAGCCCGGGCGAACGACGAGTGAGGTGCTCATCGTGCTTGCGAGTGTCGGGAGCCTCGTGGCCCTGAGTGTCGTCATCCTGCAGGCGAGGGCGTCCTCAGGGGTCGAGCAGGGCGTGCTCGCCGGGTTCGCGGTCGTGAGCGTGGCGCTCTCCTGGGCGCTCATCCACACGATCTACACCTTGCGGTACGCGCGCATGTACTTCGCGGCGCCGGAGGGCGGTATCGACTTCAACCAGGAGGAGGCGCCGCAGTACAGCGACTTCGCCTACCTCTCGTTCGACCTCGGCATGACCTACCAGGTCTCCGACACGACGCTGCGGTCCAGCGAGCTGCGCCGCACCGTTCTCAAGCACACCCTGCTGTCGTACCTCTTCGGCTCCGTGATCCTGGCGACCGTCATCAACCTCGTCGCGGGGCTGTAG
- a CDS encoding NADP-dependent oxidoreductase, whose translation MATVIQYQELGPADVLELVEVPTPQAGHGELVVEVRAAGVNPIDWKLRSGVRGGELHGTRRVGSDGAGVVVEVGDGVEGWSIGDEVVVVNASGTYATHVVVTPDQIIRKPAAISFEEAAAIGIPVSTAYQALRSLGVTEGTTLLIHGGSGSVGHAAVQFAVAWGATVVATASEGNHARLRELGAIPVTYGPGLVERVREAAPQGVDRVLDAVGTDEALETSFELVEDRQHIGTIVVGAKAADLGIQAWSGGNPLPLTAQEQAWRAEAIPAVASLVEQGRFSFELGTVRPLAEAADAHRESESGHPSGKLILVP comes from the coding sequence ATGGCGACCGTCATCCAGTACCAGGAGCTCGGCCCGGCCGACGTCCTCGAGCTCGTCGAGGTGCCGACGCCTCAGGCGGGCCACGGCGAACTCGTCGTCGAGGTGCGCGCCGCGGGCGTGAACCCGATCGACTGGAAGCTCCGCAGCGGTGTCCGCGGCGGCGAGCTGCACGGCACCCGACGCGTCGGGAGCGACGGCGCCGGCGTCGTCGTCGAGGTCGGCGACGGGGTCGAGGGCTGGTCGATCGGCGACGAGGTCGTCGTCGTCAACGCCTCCGGGACGTACGCGACCCATGTCGTCGTCACGCCCGACCAGATCATCCGCAAACCGGCGGCCATCTCCTTCGAGGAGGCGGCGGCGATCGGCATCCCCGTGAGCACGGCCTACCAGGCGCTCCGGTCGCTCGGCGTGACCGAGGGGACGACCCTCCTGATCCACGGCGGATCGGGCTCGGTGGGGCACGCGGCAGTGCAGTTCGCCGTCGCGTGGGGAGCGACCGTCGTCGCCACCGCGAGCGAGGGGAACCATGCGCGCCTGCGGGAGCTCGGGGCGATCCCCGTCACCTACGGTCCCGGGCTCGTCGAGCGCGTGCGCGAGGCCGCCCCGCAGGGCGTCGACCGGGTGCTCGACGCCGTCGGCACCGACGAGGCGCTCGAGACCTCGTTCGAGCTGGTCGAGGACCGGCAGCACATCGGCACGATCGTCGTCGGTGCGAAGGCGGCCGACCTCGGGATCCAGGCGTGGTCCGGCGGGAACCCGCTCCCGCTCACGGCGCAGGAGCAGGCCTGGCGGGCGGAGGCGATCCCGGCGGTCGCGTCCCTCGTCGAGCAGGGTCGCTTCAGCTTCGAGCTCGGCACCGTCCGGCCTCTCGCCGAGGCCGCCGATGCGCACCGCGAGAGCGAGTCGGGTCACCCGAGCGGGAAGCTCATCCTCGTCCCCTGA
- a CDS encoding nitroreductase family protein: MSIVTRTAQTDAPILDVLADRWSPRAFVSEPVAAAKMASALEAARWSPSANNVQPWRFIVGTKGTATFDTIAEQLVAFNRGWAAQAGALIVAVAETLDDEGNERPWAIYDLGQAMAHLSIQAHSDGLFAHQMAGFSADGIREAFSLPDGLVPFTVTALGELGEPELLPEGMLRDRETAPRERRPLADLVIVQE; this comes from the coding sequence ATGTCCATCGTCACCCGTACCGCCCAGACCGACGCCCCCATCCTCGACGTCCTCGCCGACCGCTGGAGCCCCCGCGCCTTCGTGAGCGAGCCCGTCGCCGCAGCGAAGATGGCTTCGGCCCTGGAAGCCGCGCGTTGGTCGCCGAGCGCCAACAACGTGCAGCCCTGGCGGTTCATCGTCGGCACCAAGGGCACCGCCACGTTCGACACGATCGCTGAGCAGCTGGTGGCCTTCAACCGCGGTTGGGCCGCTCAGGCCGGCGCGCTCATCGTCGCCGTCGCCGAGACGCTCGACGACGAGGGCAACGAGCGCCCCTGGGCCATCTACGACCTCGGCCAGGCGATGGCGCACCTGAGCATCCAGGCCCACAGCGACGGTCTCTTCGCGCACCAGATGGCCGGCTTCTCCGCCGACGGCATCCGCGAGGCGTTCTCGCTGCCGGATGGCCTCGTGCCGTTCACCGTCACCGCGCTCGGCGAGCTCGGCGAACCCGAGCTCCTGCCCGAGGGCATGCTCCGCGACCGCGAGACCGCTCCGCGTGAGCGCCGTCCCCTCGCCGACCTCGTGATCGTCCAGGAGTAG
- a CDS encoding ABC transporter ATP-binding protein → MLELSHIDKSYGERKVLDDVSFQVAPGRMTGFVGGNGAGKTTTMRILLGVLAANAGTVTLDGTPLTPEDRRRFGYMPEERGLYPKMRVEEQLVYLARLHGFTTHAAKRNAGELLERLGLGERRNDALESLSLGNQQRAQIAAALVHDPDVLVLDEPFSGLDPMAVDVVVGVLSEFAADGSPVLFSSHQLDIVERLCDDLVIIAGGRIRASGSRESLREAHAGNRYELLTAADTGWLRERAGISVVDFDGGYALFDADDAQAAQAVLREALTHGDVTSFAPLRPTLAQIFKEVIQ, encoded by the coding sequence ATGCTCGAACTCAGCCACATCGACAAGTCGTACGGCGAGCGGAAGGTGCTCGACGACGTGAGCTTCCAGGTCGCGCCCGGCCGCATGACCGGGTTCGTCGGCGGGAACGGCGCCGGCAAGACGACGACGATGCGCATCCTGCTCGGTGTCCTCGCCGCGAACGCCGGAACCGTCACCCTCGACGGCACCCCGCTCACCCCGGAGGACCGCCGCCGGTTCGGCTACATGCCGGAGGAGCGCGGCCTCTACCCGAAGATGCGGGTCGAGGAACAGCTCGTCTACCTGGCCCGCCTCCACGGGTTCACGACCCACGCCGCCAAGCGCAACGCCGGCGAGCTGCTCGAGCGTCTCGGCCTCGGCGAGCGCCGGAACGACGCCCTCGAGAGCCTGTCGCTCGGCAACCAGCAGCGGGCGCAGATCGCCGCGGCGCTCGTGCACGACCCCGACGTCCTCGTCCTCGACGAGCCGTTCTCGGGCCTCGACCCGATGGCCGTCGACGTGGTCGTCGGCGTGCTCAGCGAGTTCGCCGCAGACGGCTCCCCCGTCCTGTTCTCCAGTCACCAGCTCGACATCGTGGAACGCCTCTGCGACGACCTCGTGATCATCGCCGGTGGCAGGATCCGCGCCTCCGGCTCGCGCGAGTCGCTCCGTGAAGCCCACGCCGGCAACCGCTACGAGCTGCTCACCGCGGCCGACACCGGCTGGCTGCGCGAGCGTGCGGGGATCTCCGTCGTCGACTTCGACGGTGGCTACGCCCTCTTCGACGCCGACGACGCCCAGGCGGCGCAGGCCGTGCTCCGTGAGGCACTGACCCACGGTGACGTCACGAGCTTCGCCCCCCTCCGCCCCACCCTCGCCCAGATCTTCAAGGAGGTCATCCAGTGA
- a CDS encoding ABC transporter permease: MTTATESPIQPAGRRRSGPASPSLVQSIGLVAEREVKMRLRSKTFLISTGILLLVILAGIVVGGFLAKNTASETTKIAVVGNAGAGLVDGKTFDVTEAADVAAAEALVKSGGVEAAIAPATDDNPTGVQVIFDSEASSTLIMQLSAQPQVTILDPDADGSAGFLLYIVSLGFGLVFFVSATTFGASIAQSVVEEKQTRVVEILMSAIPVKALLAGKVLGNSILAFGQILAIAALSVIGLTVTGQTELLAGLGTPVVWFVVFFVLGFILLAALFAAAGSLVSRQEDIGSTTTPITMLIMIPYFAVIFFNDNPVVMTIMSYVPFSAAVGMPVRLFVGSAQWWEPILSLLILAITAALVILVGSRIYENSLLKMGGRVKLSEALKA; this comes from the coding sequence GTGACCACGGCAACCGAGTCCCCGATCCAGCCCGCCGGTCGTCGTCGCTCCGGCCCGGCCTCCCCCAGCCTCGTGCAGAGCATCGGTCTCGTCGCCGAGCGCGAGGTCAAGATGCGTCTGCGCAGCAAGACGTTCCTCATCTCGACAGGCATCCTGCTCCTCGTGATCCTCGCCGGCATCGTCGTCGGCGGGTTCCTCGCGAAGAACACCGCCTCGGAGACCACGAAGATCGCGGTCGTCGGGAACGCGGGTGCGGGACTCGTCGACGGCAAGACCTTCGACGTGACCGAGGCGGCCGACGTCGCCGCAGCTGAAGCCCTGGTGAAGTCGGGTGGTGTGGAGGCGGCGATCGCACCGGCCACCGACGACAACCCCACGGGTGTCCAGGTCATCTTCGACTCCGAGGCCTCCAGCACGCTCATCATGCAGCTGAGCGCGCAGCCGCAGGTCACCATCCTCGATCCCGACGCGGACGGCTCCGCGGGCTTCCTGCTCTACATCGTGTCGCTCGGGTTCGGTCTCGTGTTCTTCGTCTCCGCCACCACCTTCGGGGCGTCGATCGCGCAGAGCGTCGTCGAGGAGAAGCAGACCCGCGTCGTCGAGATCCTCATGTCCGCCATCCCCGTGAAGGCGCTCCTCGCAGGCAAGGTGCTCGGCAACAGCATCCTGGCGTTCGGGCAGATCCTGGCGATCGCGGCGCTGTCGGTGATCGGACTGACCGTGACGGGCCAGACGGAGCTGCTCGCCGGACTCGGGACCCCGGTCGTCTGGTTCGTGGTCTTCTTCGTGCTCGGCTTCATCCTGCTGGCCGCGCTGTTCGCCGCTGCCGGATCGCTGGTCTCGCGTCAAGAGGACATCGGTTCGACGACGACCCCGATTACGATGCTGATCATGATCCCGTACTTCGCCGTCATCTTCTTCAACGACAACCCGGTGGTGATGACGATCATGTCCTACGTGCCGTTCTCGGCAGCCGTGGGCATGCCCGTCCGTCTCTTCGTCGGCTCGGCGCAGTGGTGGGAGCCGATCCTGTCCCTGCTGATCCTCGCGATCACCGCGGCGCTCGTCATCCTCGTCGGCTCGCGGATCTACGAGAACTCGCTGCTGAAAATGGGTGGCCGGGTCAAACTCTCGGAAGCGCTCAAGGCATGA